Below is a genomic region from Rhizobium sp. 007.
ACGACATGGCGCCAGAAGACGATGCGTTCGGGCATGCCACGGGCGCGCGCTGCCGTCGCCACGTCGGATTTAAGAGATTCGATCATCGCCGCCCTGAGGCTGCGCGTCAAAACGGTCGAGAGCGACAGGGCCACGGTCAAGCTCGGTAGGATCAGATGCGCAAGCTTGTCGCCGATTGTTGCGCCATAGCCCGAGACCGGCAGCAGGCCGAGCTCGACGCTGAAGAGGATGATGAGCATCAGCCCGAGCCAAAAGGGCGGGAAGCCGATGCCGAAGGTAGAGACGATACGCACCGCATGATCAGGCGCCTTGCCGGCATTGCGCGCGGCAATCGCTGCCATCGGCACGGCGATCAGGATCGACAGAACGACGCTGGTGGTAACGAGCGCAACAGTCGGCTCGATGCGGGTGACGATCAGTCTCAGCACGTCGATCTTGTAGAGGATCGATTTGCCCATCTCGCCATTGGCGAGGTTTTTAAGAAAATACAGATATTGTAGCCACATAGGCTGATCGAGGCCGTACTGGGCACGG
It encodes:
- a CDS encoding ABC transporter permease; protein product: MHRYRFVLTRPLQFMPVIFGISVITFILVRLIPGDPARNLLGSRATPTAIANIRAQYGLDQPMWLQYLYFLKNLANGEMGKSILYKIDVLRLIVTRIEPTVALVTTSVVLSILIAVPMAAIAARNAGKAPDHAVRIVSTFGIGFPPFWLGLMLIILFSVELGLLPVSGYGATIGDKLAHLILPSLTVALSLSTVLTRSLRAAMIESLKSDVATAARARGMPERIVFWRHVVPNSLVPTVNLLAVNIGWLIGGTVVVESVFALPGMGQLLVRAIFSRDYMVVQGVAMVFACATVLVNFVADIVTVAIDPRVKL